The following coding sequences lie in one Chiroxiphia lanceolata isolate bChiLan1 chromosome 19, bChiLan1.pri, whole genome shotgun sequence genomic window:
- the LOC116796116 gene encoding LOW QUALITY PROTEIN: protein ADP-ribosylarginine hydrolase-like (The sequence of the model RefSeq protein was modified relative to this genomic sequence to represent the inferred CDS: inserted 1 base in 1 codon), with protein MEETVPSVEAYEAAMVLSGVGDALGYRGGRWEYCTSGPQIHAELAELGGLAAITLEPPEWPVSDDTVLHLATAEGLATGQEGEPLLQELARRYVAAMGDMEGRKPGPTSILGTSQLRPGEPEGYRIPFNPRGTGCGAAMRSLAIGLRYPHAWELPTLIRVSIESGRMTHHHPTGYLGALAVALFGALGARGEPPERXGAELLRVLPLAWDYVEGTGVAVEDNAAAWPFFGEAWHRYLDSRGLLEGCGPAQVPSLPSPAERDTVYLGWALEGWAGRSGHDAPMVALEALLAAGGCWEDLCGRAVLHGGDNDSTGTIAAGCWGLQGGLTSVPSGLHCRLEHRERLRNAAHQLHVLAWGRR; from the exons atgGAGGAGAC GGTGCCCTCAGTGGAAGCCTACGAGGCGGCCATGGTGCTGAGCGGGGTAGGGGATGCGCTGGGGTACCGGGGGGGCCGCTGGGAGTACTGCACCTCAGGCCCCCAGATCCATGCTGAgctggctgagctgggggggctAGCGGCCATCACCCTCGAGCCCCCTGAGTGGCCCGTCAGCGATGACACCGTCCTGCACCTCGCCACCGCCGAAGGCCTTGCCACAG GCCAGGAGGGGGAACCCcttctgcaggagctggctCGCCGCTACGTGGCTGCCATGGGAGACATGGAGGGACGCAAGCCTGGACCCACCAGCATCCTGG GCACCTCACAGCTGCGGCCTGGGGAGCCCGAGGGCTATCGCATCCCCTTCAACCCCCGTGGCACCGGCTGTGGGGCCGCCATGCGCAGCCTGGCCATCGGCCTCAG GTATCCACATGCCTGGGAGCTGCCGACACTGATCCGTGTGAGCATCGAGAGTGGGCGCATGACCCACCACCACCCCACTG ggtACCTCGGGGCACTGGCAGTGGCCCTCTTTGGGGCACTGGGGGCTCGGGGAGAGCCCCCAGAGC ggggggctgagctgctgcgGGTCCTGCCCCTGGCATGGGACTACGTGGAAGGCACCGGTGTGGCTGTGGAGGACAATGCTGCTGCCTGGCCCTTCTTTGGGGAGGCCTGGCACCG GTACCTGGACTCCCGTGGGCTTCTGGAGGGTTGTGGCCCAGCCCAGGTGCCATCCCTCCCGTCCCCAGCCGAGCGGGACACAGTGTACCTAGGCTGGGCGCTGGAGGGGTGGGCAGGGCGCAGTGGCCATGATGCACCCATGGTGGCCCTAGAAGCCCTGCTGGCAGCCGGTGGATGCTGGGAAGACCTATGTGGCAGGGCAGTGTTGCATGGTGGGGACAACGATTCAACGGGGACCATCGCTGCTGGGtgttgggggctgcaggggggacTGACATCCGTCCCCTCAGGGCTGCACTGCCGTCTTGAGCACCGTGAGCGGCTGCGCAATGCTGCCCACCAACTCCATGTGCTGGCCTGGGGGAGACGATGA
- the CCDC61 gene encoding coiled-coil domain-containing protein 61 isoform X1, producing MAEPRYLQADCTFRPGTYTVRVTLARTALQVEVEAHGTADLWRGEFDAAFIEDLTRKTGNFKQFGIFCSMLESALMQSSESVSLELLTYADLETLRSRKVGAIARPPPSSSSPLSTKRYLILVYSVEFDRIHYPLPLPYVGRPDLATLVRELREELARLRARRLEEIQHLRDALRRALEEKRVAEARHQREHRQLAAQLAEAKASEQRLQLRVKSLTAELASCRRGRRTSASTAPCPQERRSASLESHRSSRGRPSLRSPSPAGSRLPRFDPTAFVRARQRRQKEAELRNQRHRAAFGSSSPVRSHGRSSSATSFQSWCSAVSSGSKGSECPEAMPHRDRRVTHTQRPLSTSSCNGPVWHLAWLPVTRCPYAVLLASAW from the exons ATGGCGGAGCCGCGGTACCTGCAGGCCGACTGCACTTTTCGGCCCGGGACATACACGGTGCGGGTGACCCTGGCTCGCACTGCGCTGCAGGTGGAGGTGGAGGCTCACGGCACCGCCGACCTGTGGAGGGGCGAGTTCGATGCCGCTT TCATCGAGGACCTGACCCGCAAAACGGGGAATTTCAAGCAGTTTGGCATTTTCTGCAGCATGCTGGAGTCAGCACTGATGCAG AGCAGCGAGTCCGTCAGCCTGGAGCTCCTCACCTACGCCGACCTGGAGACCCTGCGTAGCCGGAAAGTGGGGGCAATCGCCCGgcctcccccttcctcctcttcccccctcaGCACCAAGCGCTACCTTATCCTCGTCTATTCTGTGGAGTTTGATAG GATCCACTACCCGCTGCCGTTGCCTTATGTTGGGCGGCCGGACCTTGCCACACTGGTGCGGGAGTTGCGGGAGGAGCTGGCACGGCTCCGGGCCCGACGCCTGGAGGAGATCCAGCACCTGCGGGACGC GCTGCGACGGGCACTGGAGGAGAAGCGGGTGGCAGAGGCCCGGCATCAGCGTGAGCACCGTCAGCTGGCTGCCCag CTGGCCGAGGCAAAGGCAtcagagcagaggctgcagctgcgGGTGAAGAGCCTGACAGCCGAACTGGCCTCCTGCAGGAGGGG CCGCCGGAcatctgccagcacagccccctgccCCCAGGAGCGACGCTCGGCATCCCTGGAGAGCCACAGGAGCAGCCGGGGCCGCCCCTCTCTGCGATCCCCATCACCTGCAG GCTCCCGCCTCCCACGCTTTGACCCCACTGCCTTCGTCAGGGCCCGACAGCGACGGCAGAAGGAGGCTGAGCTCAGAAA CCAGCGGCACAGGGCAGCTTTTGGCAGCTCCAGTCCGGTGAGGAGCCATGGGCGCAGCTCGTCGG CCACAAGCTTCCAGAGCTGGTGCTCAGCAGTGAGCTCTGGCAGCAAAGGCAGTGAGTGCCCCGAGGCCATGCCCCACAG ggacaggagggtgaCCCATACCCAGAGACCCCTGAGCACCTCGTCCTGCAATGGCCCTGTATG GCACCTCGCCTGGCTGCCAGTCACAAGGTGCCCATACGCAGTGCTGCTGGCAAGCGCCTGGTAA
- the CCDC61 gene encoding coiled-coil domain-containing protein 61 isoform X2 — MPLSSESVSLELLTYADLETLRSRKVGAIARPPPSSSSPLSTKRYLILVYSVEFDRIHYPLPLPYVGRPDLATLVRELREELARLRARRLEEIQHLRDALRRALEEKRVAEARHQREHRQLAAQLAEAKASEQRLQLRVKSLTAELASCRRGRRTSASTAPCPQERRSASLESHRSSRGRPSLRSPSPAGSRLPRFDPTAFVRARQRRQKEAELRNQRHRAAFGSSSPVRSHGRSSSATSFQSWCSAVSSGSKGSECPEAMPHRDRRVTHTQRPLSTSSCNGPVWHLAWLPVTRCPYAVLLASAW, encoded by the exons ATGCCGCTT AGCAGCGAGTCCGTCAGCCTGGAGCTCCTCACCTACGCCGACCTGGAGACCCTGCGTAGCCGGAAAGTGGGGGCAATCGCCCGgcctcccccttcctcctcttcccccctcaGCACCAAGCGCTACCTTATCCTCGTCTATTCTGTGGAGTTTGATAG GATCCACTACCCGCTGCCGTTGCCTTATGTTGGGCGGCCGGACCTTGCCACACTGGTGCGGGAGTTGCGGGAGGAGCTGGCACGGCTCCGGGCCCGACGCCTGGAGGAGATCCAGCACCTGCGGGACGC GCTGCGACGGGCACTGGAGGAGAAGCGGGTGGCAGAGGCCCGGCATCAGCGTGAGCACCGTCAGCTGGCTGCCCag CTGGCCGAGGCAAAGGCAtcagagcagaggctgcagctgcgGGTGAAGAGCCTGACAGCCGAACTGGCCTCCTGCAGGAGGGG CCGCCGGAcatctgccagcacagccccctgccCCCAGGAGCGACGCTCGGCATCCCTGGAGAGCCACAGGAGCAGCCGGGGCCGCCCCTCTCTGCGATCCCCATCACCTGCAG GCTCCCGCCTCCCACGCTTTGACCCCACTGCCTTCGTCAGGGCCCGACAGCGACGGCAGAAGGAGGCTGAGCTCAGAAA CCAGCGGCACAGGGCAGCTTTTGGCAGCTCCAGTCCGGTGAGGAGCCATGGGCGCAGCTCGTCGG CCACAAGCTTCCAGAGCTGGTGCTCAGCAGTGAGCTCTGGCAGCAAAGGCAGTGAGTGCCCCGAGGCCATGCCCCACAG ggacaggagggtgaCCCATACCCAGAGACCCCTGAGCACCTCGTCCTGCAATGGCCCTGTATG GCACCTCGCCTGGCTGCCAGTCACAAGGTGCCCATACGCAGTGCTGCTGGCAAGCGCCTGGTAA
- the BLOC1S3 gene encoding biogenesis of lysosome-related organelles complex 1 subunit 3: MPNEGTSGLPPRGTRDAKATWSSHHVTCGVRGQEAMAAPRPLTVVPGEASESDSEQELLVGAAGGAPGAGLKVPGEASETEEEEEEEHRPKTSPVLAEEPATVWGGGRGSPSLLQQRLREGTGRLQGAVGSALRQSYGSAARSLGGLEGALGRAQVTAAAAAHCLRLARRDLRAVADTIDIVTACRLLPDIRVQL; the protein is encoded by the exons ATGCCGAATGAAGGCACTTCCGGGTTACCGCCGCGCGGCACACGTGATGCGAAGGCCACGTGGTCCTCCCATCATGTGACCTGCGGCGTTCGCGGGCAGGAG GCCAtggccgccccccgccccctcACGGTGGTGCCGGGCGAAGCCTCCGAGAGCGACtcggagcaggagctgctggtaggggcggcggggggagcccccggggccgggctgAAGGTGCCGGGCGAAGCCTCCGAGACcgaagaggaggaggaggaggagcataGACCGAAGACATCCCCAGTGCTGGCGGAGGAGCCGGCGACGGTTTGGGGGGGCGGCCGGGGGAGCCCCTCGCTGCTGCAGCAGCGGCTGCGGGAGGGGACGGGGCGGCTGCAGGGGGCGGTGGGCAGCGCCCTGCGGCAGAGCTACGGCAGCGCCGCCCGGAgcctgggggggctggagggggccCTAGGCCGGGCGCAGGTgaccgccgccgccgccgctcacTGCCTGCGCCTGGCCCGCCGCGACCTGCGCGCTGTGGCCGACACCATCGACATCGTCACGGCCTGTCGCCTCCTGCCCGACATCCGCGTGCAGCTCTGA